The DNA window CACAACATGCGTTCTCTATATCCTTAAATCCTGCAAATGACCGAAAAATGAAAGCATGGCAAAGGGTTGTTAGTATTCAACTACAGTTCCATTGATGATAATGTAGGTTTATTATAAAAGATCTAGTTTCCAATAAATTAATCTTATCAAACTTGAATCCAGGGCAGGGATCAATGCTAAAATCTAGTTTCCAATAACTTACATTTGGCGAAAGGGCAGGGGATTGCATGGATTCCCAAACAgaaatttagatttcaaattagAACATGATGTATTCAGAGGTGCAGCATAAAATACAGGCAGCATTTATAGTTTCAAAATCTACTTGCAAAAGCTTTGAAATGCAGTTTCCTTTAATCCCACCAACTCTTGAAGCATGCCTACTATGTCCAAAAAAGATGAAGGTTCAGCATAAGCTATAGGGAATATTGGCAGTTAGGATTCCGAAATTGTTATCCTAACCTAGTAAGGTTAGGTAAGAAGGAGAGATTTTGCAGCATGTTCTCTACTAACTTTTAAACTCAAGTTGGGTAAAGGGTCTGCCTCAGTATGTCTATGGCCTTATGATTCTTTTCCACTCGTAGTATTGTTAGTTGTCACCAATGAGAATCAAATATCCGAAACATAGGGAACTAAAGAAGGGATCATACCGTAGAGGTTTTGGTTGGTTATGATCTCCATAATTCCTTGGTACACGTCACAGAATATTATCTGAGCATCAGGCAACTCTGACTTCATTTCAACAATTCGCTCATCAAGCATAGTATTATATTCCAAAATCAGCTCATTGATCTCCTCCACGCAACCGCTTCCATAATCATCATCGCCCACAGCAGTTATGTTGTACCAATCCAATACTGCACGAGGCGTACATCCCAAAGGTAATATTCCTAAGCATATAATCTTCCTCACATTGGCATCATATAGGTACTTTATCGCATCTACCATCTGGCTAACCAAAATGTGAGCAAATTCTGGACCACTGTACTTAAGCATTATGCCTGAGGTATTGCGGAGGAAGAGGTCAATGTAGTCATCTTTGCCAAAGGAGAGGTAGAATATGGAGGATCTGATAAAACGTTGAGCACTATCATCGCCAAGCTGCAGCTGCAAAATCTGGAAGGTCTCAGACACCTGGCGCAGCTGTTGGTTGAGAGACTGGTGGCTTTGACTGCTAGGCTTCATGATTGTTGCTTGTGCTGATCCATAATTCACGCCACTTAGAAGCCCATCAATGGATCCATTTTGACTGTAGAATGATGGGATATATGGCAAGCCTATCTTCCCAGCTGCACCAAACATAGAAGTCAAAATCACCATTAGTGCTAAACCTGTTAACTTAGTCCATGCTGTGATTAAAAACATGCTATTAAGTTGTTGAATAGGTTTTAAAGATCCCTATTGTACATTGGCAAACAATATACCACATGCAATTAAAAAGGGGATTAAGTTATTGAATAGGTTTCAAATAACCCCACTGTACATTGGCAAGCAAAAGACCACGTTAGCTCTTGTGCAACAATGCTAAATCCAGTTAAACAAAAAGGGACATTCTCTTAAAAAGCAAGTTCATTAAAGTGTTGAACAACCACGAAATATTCAATGGCCAATTAGGTGGATCAGATCCTTTTCTAGAGGAGCTTTGGCATTTGCAGATAGATCCCATTGAAAATGCCCAAAAGTCAGCTTACAAATACGTATTCGCCTATGCCACAAAGGATTTATACATTCTACATTATTTGAGGCACATTGTGTGCGCCGCGCAATTGTAGCTTGATGATGTGCAGCTCCTGATGCAACCAGAAGTTACATGATTCAAAGGAATCCATCAGTAATAGTCCTAAACAACTCCATCTTTCTTCCCCTGGACGGTTCTCCCCATTCTAGACAATGGAttgataataataaaagaaaatttgcagTGGAAGATTAGGAAAAAATATGATTTTCTGAACTGAGTTGGAAGAATAGGATTTGACTTAAAAACACAACCAGGTTCACTTGTTCAGCTATTCTCTTCAAGAAAcaacaaccaaaagaaaaacccaTGATATCAAATGCACCCAAACCTTTCGACATAGCAAATGCACAACCTatgctttcaagtttcaacaaaagaaacaatcaatcaaaatacagcaagaaagaaacaaagattACACGAAATAACACATTGAAAGAAAGtatgcaagagagagagaggtagtacCAAGAAGATGAGGGAGAAGGCTTGCAGACCCATTGCAAGGAAGTAAAGAAAGATTGTGGCGAACAAGTGGGTAGAAGAGAGTATTGTCTCCACAGTCCACAGAAGAGTCTCCCATCACGTACAATGCAGCACCATACGACCCACCTTCCGTCGATAAGGTAGAGAACTGCCCATTTGTTACACTGGCCATACCCACTAAGATAGCAAGAATACACAAAAGAAAGATTCCTCTCCTTCCCACTACAGCCGCCGCTGTTTCCATTTCGATTTTCTTCGTACTAGCACTGAAAGTCTGCTTTCGTTTTGATTTCCTCATCTTGTTTGATGGGATCCTCGGTCTTGCATCAAACACCTGA is part of the Tripterygium wilfordii isolate XIE 37 chromosome 7, ASM1340144v1, whole genome shotgun sequence genome and encodes:
- the LOC120002665 gene encoding GDSL esterase/lipase At1g71250-like; the protein is MRKSKRKQTFSASTKKIEMETAAAVVGRRGIFLLCILAILVGMASVTNGQFSTLSTEGGSYGAALYVMGDSSVDCGDNTLFYPLVRHNLSLLPCNGSASLLPHLLAGKIGLPYIPSFYSQNGSIDGLLSGVNYGSAQATIMKPSSQSHQSLNQQLRQVSETFQILQLQLGDDSAQRFIRSSIFYLSFGKDDYIDLFLRNTSGIMLKYSGPEFAHILVSQMVDAIKYLYDANVRKIICLGILPLGCTPRAVLDWYNITAVGDDDYGSGCVEEINELILEYNTMLDERIVEMKSELPDAQIIFCDVYQGIMEIITNQNLYGFKDIENACCGVGLRGAMVGCLSVEMACNDAADHVWWDLYNPTHAVNSLLADSTWSGQSLPSICRPFSVQNLVSTSVPDLN